The nucleotide sequence AGTATGGTCGAGGTGTTTCTAATATATGTTTTCTTTTGTATATTTGTTTTCATGATATCTAATTGCGATATTGTCTCGAAGCTGCAACTTCCCAACAgcctcgggagaggcaaaggttgagtCATGTGgcctctgaaacatgacctgcCTAACCTTCTTAACACCTTCCCACTTAATCTGGAAGCCAGCCGccccaatgtgtcagaggaaacacctttTACCTGATGactgaagtcagcctgcaggcccaccacaaggagtcactctGCCACAATAAGCctagtaaagccccccccccccggttaaaccctcccctaacctggatgacgctggaccaattatgtaccgccctatgggactcccggtcacagctggttgtgacacagcctgggatcgaaccctggtctgtagtgacacctcaagaaCCTCAGGAGGCCTCTAATAGATGGTTTTAACAGAGTATTAAACAGACCTCCGATTTACTTAATCTGACTGTCCTTTGACTCTTTGCTCGTGTGCCGTTATTTTCCATTGTAGGCAATGGTAACTGTTGGACCAGcattgttacacacacacagtagttggAAGGATATCCAGACAGTGTATCAAAATACTTGTCATCAGGTACTCATCACAGATAATCAGCCTGTGAAACTCAACACTGGTGTAGATGACAGAATGAGGAAGCAAGTTGTTCGTCGCCTGTCTGTCCAATGGTCCTGCTGGAGGATATTTGAACAAATAGTGGTTTCTCTTCCTGAGCTCATGCGATGGAGTCACCCAGAAGTTTTGTGTTATTCCAGCCCAATGAGAAACGCATACTGTTTATCATTGGACGATGGGAAAAATCAAGACAGAGGGGGAAGCCGCCAACGGGAAAATAAATAGAGAGCTGAATCTTACACCACAGGAAACAGGTTTTGAACCTAAACAGTTGGGCACCGAGAGGAATGTGGTATATAAGAGACTCTGGATCTGGTGTTTGTCAAAGAGAGTTTTCCATTGAAAGAATCACACAAAAAACTGCTACTTCTGCAAGATGTCTCCGTCTCCTTGCAATTCCAACCTTAACCACCAGAGGACATAGCTGTAAAGTCACATTTGGCGTGTTACTTTATGACACACACTTTTCCAAGAACTATAACTGTCCAAGACACGCATATACTATCTGTAGCTTCTGGCAGCGCAGTCGATCTTCCAAGTCTCTATATACTGTCTGAGATGGCTggaaaacattttatttgtctgAAATAAATGATCCTATCCTGGTGCTTTTTTAAAACGTTAAGTTCTTGTCTATTTTATTTTGCAGAGTACTCCCTCACCCAGCGTAAACAACACAACTGGAGGTAAGAATCTTTTCTGCATTTTTACTGCACAAATGAGATAATGTTGATCATATATATTTCAAAGCAACATACATTTCCTGATTTATGTGTGAGGGTTCCATAGACAAGAGTAGCTAGCCTACAGGTGATGCTGAATATCCATTTCTGTTTCACAGAAATTGTATTTCTGGGATACCAATACCACTGATGTCCTGCTCACTGTTGTACTGTATGGCAAAATATAGcttttttttcatgagcatggccttatttctattacagcattctattacagcatatgaggtgacagacagtgacacattcaatactgtcTTGCATccagctgatctagggtgtaatcattagttcaacagttgcaaacaagagtttctattggacaaattgaggtatgtttatccctgttttgttccatttgcatccgtttaagaaacattgtttaacagaatcggtggaatgaatacacccctgatcacacataaacacagttcactttcataacaACCACGTTTGATTCCTTCTCGCATAtatgtgctctcctcctctcaccttttcccttcgcttatggacttcaatgcacaacacatcagctgtatgtgaccaggtgaaaaaaaactttccaaaccatatcataaccgctgcacacagcctacatcgttgtcaccatattagctaaagtaacatcatagtcagcatagctaatagaactaatgtgttagtaaacctgctacaatcataccgtaacgttacagtgtacagtcagtaagcagttttaCACAAACACCGGCGGGCGCCGGGGGCAATAAAtgagtaaaaccaaaagcttaccttgacttggaagagttccaatgttgtgttggatagtcatagccagctagctaacatagcatccctctgtttgagtgGGGTGTTTGAGTAGACTcatagctgcatttgctagctatgAAAGTGAAAAAAGGATgaaatcactctctctctctctctgtcttgcttctccttaattttggaagaaattaatttgttccaaactgttcaactattgtctttctctctctttgagtcaacttctcaccacattttatgcactgcagtgctatcTAGCTGTCGCTTaagctttcagtactagattcattatctgatccttttggacaacatgtcagttcatgctggaagagctctgataggttggaggacgtcctccggaagttgtcataattactgtttaAGTCTATGAAAGGGGGTGAGTCACCCAGaagtgagaaccatgagcctcctaggttttgtattgaagtcaatgtacccagaggagggaAGCTAGCTGTCCATCTATGCAGCTTGTcttgctgacagacagacagattggtGAAAGAGAGGCTGACGCTCACTGTTTTTACAGTCTACATCCTCCTGCCGTAAACCATGGGGTgctttccctcctcttcctcacatgCTGCATAGCCATTTAGTACAGTGAGATATTTCCATGTTGAAATACGCAAAGTACTACAACACTCTCTGTAGCTTGTTTTCTCTGAACACTCTAAATCAGAATTGAGTCATCTATTAGCAGCTTAATTATAGATATGGTTGAAAGGCATTAATGAATGGTCCTTGATTGGGGTGGAGGATGTCAGGTTTGTTAATAAGCTCTGAGGGTTGAGGTTTCAGGGTTGAAGTGGTAAGTGAGGACAAGCAGCTAGGGATTACAGGGGCTGCTGAAGGAGGTACTGGGGACACCCTTAAACCCCTTTGACACActtcctctcacatcctctctccccactatATTGTAAATCACTGCAACAACAGTGAAAAAGAAAAGGAATGTGTGACTTAATGTAATGTGCACCTATAACCTGTTAGGAGGATTGAGACAACATATCCTTCACCcctccctggcctggcctggctccCCCTGACCTGTCTGCTTTTATAAACAGCTGTTCTGGTGCCGGTCTCCATGCGGTGACCCCAGGGTCAGCCAGATCCCAGAGGTGCCTGGGGGGGCAGCTCAGCTCGGCTCTGCTCCCGGGCAGGTTCTGTTCATGGAAAACAATTTCCAGTGTTtgttttctctttcctctctgtttgTTCGGGCAGAGTTGGTCCTTGTTTTTCTTTACTGACAATGTTATGGGGACACTTTCACACATATGCTCCCACAGGAAAGCTCGTATTACACAACATTTTTTCTTAAAAATGAAAACCAGGATAGACACCAAGCATTTCACAGTGTTTCTTTTTATGTTTCAGCATCTACACTTGATAAGTGTCCTAAATCTTTTTGAAACAATCTGCAGATGGCTCTATTTTTTGCCCTAGTGGTTGTGATAACATAGACAGtgagtacagtacattatggAGAAAAAAACAGTAAGGCAGACTGGGAAATATTAAGAAAGGATGTTGTGCCATCTCAGAATTAAGCTgacaggcaacacacacacacacaaacctcagCCGGTTGGTGTAAAGCTCTGCTTGTTGAATTGCACAGTGTGACAGATGATATGAGACCAGGCTTATGAGGCACACTGTAATTGTGCAAGTGTGCGTCTCTATCGGCTGAAGTGTTGAAACGGGTAATCCCCTCTACGTGCAGGTTCAGCACCAGCCATCACACCAGCCATCTCTCCTCCAATCCAGATCCATCAGGCTGGGGAGCTGCCAGGAGGCATGGGTGGATGTGATTGGGGCATCCACAATGGCTTTATGAGGCTATATGTCCTGTGATGGACAgctgtctcactccctctcctctcctctcctctcctctcctctcctctcctctcctctcctctcctctcctctcctctcctctcctctcctctcctctcctctcctctcctctcctccagtactaATGTTCCAGGATGTGTGGGGCCGTAGTTTCTGCCGGACTATAGAGAAGCTGGTGGAGGTGGTCCAAGAGTACCCTGGGGAGGTGGAGCACATCTACAGCCCCTCCTGTGTGCCCCTGGTGCGCTGCGCTGGTTGCTGTGGCGATGAGAACCTGGAGTGTCATCCTACTCGGACCTCTAATGTCACCATGCAGGTAATAGGACACATCCCTTCTGAGGATGGATGCCATGTTGTGAGGTCATCAGTGTATTTGATATTTGTATGCCAAGGCAAGGAAAAATGCTTTTTTCTACTTTTTCCCCTGCAACTTGTTCAACAACGTGTTCATTCTCAGCTGTTGAAAATCAAGCCAGCGGAGCAGGGTCAAGAATACGTTGAGATGACTTTTGTGGAGCACCAGACATGTGAATGTAGGTAAGAGAAAAAATGACTTCCTGTTTTGGTAGTATGTGTTTGGTCACTGTAAACCAGCTGCATTGTAATATGATGTAAAATGATATGACTGATGTTTATATAATTAATCAGTGGTGTTCATATTTAATTCCTAGAATCAGGAAGGCTGTGGTGAAAAGTGAAAGGTGAGCATGTCAATTGCCATAATGTACATTGTAAAGttagagagtgggacagaaatgttgctgtctctataatacTTGATAGTTGAGCTCATATTGCTGATAATTTCtgcagaaggagacagagagggagaggaaagaaaagaaaggagagacagagagtgaaagatTGTGACAGGTGAGTAATGACATCTGGAAAATTGAGCAAAACATTTGTCCATCGACCATACATTACATCTTTCTATGCGAAGTAAAAATGCCCCACATATTAATGTATCATCTATCTCGTTTGTGTCCAAGGTGTCAGCCACCTCGCAGATAACTGCAGTAGCAGCCCTACACCTGTTGCAACCGGCATCTCTATTTATTCCCTGCCCAGCGCTAACAGTATCAAGAGTCTTCAAAACAAACACATCaatactgtgtgtctccatgcacCTAGAGACTTAAGCAGCTGGGTTGTTATGGTGACAGGCCCTCTTGCTGTAGGGGAGTGTTTCTAACTTAGGTTCCACAGGAAGCACATGTTGCTTGGTGAAAAAATACCTTGGTGACAACTGACCTGAGAGACATTTTTGTGAAGCAGTGCAATTGAAGACCAAACATTTAAAGGTTTTAAAGTTAAAATCATGATGGATGTTTTGCATAATTACATGATtattattgtttagtgttgtttatTTTATTGCTGTGGTTGTTTTAGCTGCTTATCCCATTTAACATGAATAGGCCTATTTATGAATAAATGTTCCATTCATGAACTTTCTATGTTGTTTCATTAAATCTTTAGGACTAACCGACTAACCAAATGCTTGGGGTCCTCTCATGGCAAGTAGGTTCATTAGTAGACTAGCTACTCCTTTCCCAAACGGAATAAGTTATATTTAACTTTTTGTGTTGTGATATAAAACATTGTACTCTCATACATGGACTATGGACTAGTACAGTCAGTGAGTTGCAGCCTTATGTGGAGTCTGGGCGTACTAAGTGCTCAGGAGCCCCTGCAGCAGCAACAGGACTATACTAGTAGAATATCACCCTCCAGTGGTTACAAATGGCATtttcagagtttttttttttaagagatTTGTTTAGGATGAGGTATAGAATTATATTATTGATATAATAGGTACAGTTATGTCCATCATAATTTTTTCATGGGACAAGGTGTTGGTGTActtttatttaattaaatagAAAATAACCACAAAATCAATATACATGTAGGCTATGCAATATACTGTAACATACACATTGTATTTTTCATCTTAATGTTAAAAAAAATCAGACAACACGTCACTGTCCATGTAACATAATAGTCAATAACTCCAAAGCAAGTTGACCTACAAGTAGACCTACACTGCAAGTAGACCTACACTGCAAGTAGACCTACACTGCAAGTAGACCTATACCCCAGTATCAATTTAAGGAGCCGCGTTAGAAAGAGCTGAGTTAAACCAACTTAAGCTATGAACAATCATGGAACTTGAACTGACTGGTTGCCGTGAAATGGCTAATTGGACCATATAAACTCTGTTAACATTTTAACTTGGTGATCAAGACCCTCAGACTAGGTCTGTTCCTTGTTTCTCTATTTCATTTATAGGCCTATAACTTCTGCTGTCATTTCTGTTTCATGACTTATGGCGTTATTGTGTTTTTTCCAGACTACTTTGTGTTTCTGATTCTTTCACAGCTGAACCAAATATTAAAATGAGTTGCTGCTCTTAGAGTTTCAATGTTCTCTATTCCCCTCTGTCATCTACTCACCTCAAGTCATTTTACAATCTACACACTGATCGAGTACACTATCACATTGCCCTCCACCTGTGGTGGGTCTGTTTTTAACATGACTTTCATATTGACATTTTTGTGTATTATCTGTTGAATAAAGCAGTGGGTTGATGTACAGAACCATGAATTACATTTCACGCTTAAGAGTAGAGAATTGTTTTATCATTTGTGCTTGTTGTGTATTTATTAGACAGTGTCCTTTAATATGACTAAGAACAAATTTGTTCTGGAGAAGTGTATGACTATTTtatctaaaaaataaaatagaatcTGTGATGTTGTAATCAAATATGATA is from Oncorhynchus masou masou isolate Uvic2021 chromosome 32, UVic_Omas_1.1, whole genome shotgun sequence and encodes:
- the pgfb gene encoding placenta growth factor yields the protein MKPFASFVIQIAVTLQLKFSPAQSTPSPSVNNTTGVLMFQDVWGRSFCRTIEKLVEVVQEYPGEVEHIYSPSCVPLVRCAGCCGDENLECHPTRTSNVTMQLLKIKPAEQGQEYVEMTFVEHQTCECRIRKAVVKSERRRQRGRGKKRKERQRVKDCDRCQPPRR